A window from Photobacterium sp. DA100 encodes these proteins:
- a CDS encoding site-specific integrase → MKQQEKKVKNYIEQYITSRTYKVSPSTLRAEKSKAKKLENRIGSRAIADVTHSDILALIDRLHKRYKNKTINEFLTILRAVFRFAELDGALERNPMTGIQNLKVTTFEPVPFTKAELKKLHDTDVSCQSGKNACLFNALTGLRISELLALSWDDINWQRKEMYVRRAKVLQEYKVPKTEGSVRTVELNQLAIGLLKQQLQLTGKKKLRKISVRQEDNKTLKKEFVQFVFYNSKTSKPFLHAAQFAKDFFDAFLLQAEVNHRGVGQLRHTFASQNLTAGISKEWIAAQMGHSGTHMVDKHYGRWIASDAPDCARLAADNLAEAFGQAPVMALSSASISVETADLVAKLESNPELLAILKATLGGAK, encoded by the coding sequence CAAGTCGCACTTATAAAGTCAGCCCGTCAACTCTCCGCGCTGAGAAGAGTAAAGCTAAGAAGCTGGAAAATCGAATTGGCAGTCGTGCCATTGCAGATGTTACTCACAGTGACATATTAGCGCTAATAGATAGGCTTCATAAGCGTTATAAAAACAAAACGATCAACGAATTCCTGACTATCCTGAGGGCGGTTTTCCGTTTTGCTGAGCTAGACGGTGCGCTTGAACGAAACCCTATGACGGGTATTCAAAACCTGAAAGTTACAACATTCGAACCTGTACCGTTTACAAAAGCAGAGCTGAAAAAGCTCCATGATACTGATGTATCGTGTCAAAGTGGGAAAAATGCGTGCTTATTTAATGCTCTCACAGGTTTGAGGATCAGTGAGTTACTTGCGCTCAGTTGGGATGATATCAATTGGCAACGTAAGGAGATGTACGTCCGAAGAGCTAAGGTTCTCCAAGAATACAAAGTGCCCAAAACTGAGGGGTCAGTGCGAACCGTTGAGCTTAACCAACTTGCTATTGGCCTCTTGAAGCAGCAGTTGCAACTTACTGGCAAGAAGAAGCTAAGGAAAATATCGGTTAGGCAAGAAGATAACAAAACGCTAAAAAAAGAGTTTGTGCAGTTCGTTTTTTATAACAGTAAGACCAGTAAGCCATTTTTACATGCAGCACAGTTTGCCAAAGATTTTTTCGATGCTTTTCTGCTGCAAGCAGAGGTTAACCACCGTGGAGTTGGTCAGTTAAGGCATACCTTTGCATCACAGAATTTAACTGCGGGTATATCGAAAGAGTGGATTGCTGCTCAGATGGGGCATTCTGGCACTCATATGGTTGATAAGCATTACGGTCGATGGATAGCTTCTGATGCTCCAGATTGTGCCCGTTTAGCCGCTGATAACTTGGCTGAAGCATTTGGGCAAGCACCTGTAATGGCTCTTTCTTCTGCTTCGATATCGGTTGAAACCGCTGACCTCGTAGCTAAATTAGAGTCCAACCCTGAGCTGCTAGCTATTCTTAAGGCTACACTTGGTGGTGCGAAATGA